A stretch of Halichondria panicea chromosome 1, odHalPani1.1, whole genome shotgun sequence DNA encodes these proteins:
- the LOC135338201 gene encoding uncharacterized protein K02A2.6-like, with product MLLRLQKYSLRLKYKKGPEMYLADTLSRAYLPEVNVCESIQKLEEVDHTSTLAIPADRIERLKQASSEDPVLDVLRLTVLKGWPETKSEVPESIHAYYDIRDELTVQDSLIFKGQRLVIPVALRKEMIELVHTTHIGVEGCLRRARETMYWPRMSTELKEYISKCDVCASHRVMQGKEPLQQHRFAARPWSKVGADLCELKGRTLLVVSDYFSNYVEVENVSKPNTNGVTKPLKAMFARWGVPEELVSDNGPQFSSTEFAEFSRKWGFEHTTSSPHYPQSNGKAENAVKTVKRLFTKAREAGQSEFQALLDWRNTPTEGIGTSPAQRFLGRRCKTLLPTTRALLQPQYSTEKDTQAINQQKKRQELYYNRQTKSLTPLTSGDTVRLRLPGEKTWSAGVCTGLVGPRSYKVQVGGHEYRRNRRQVIQTEEPREIELPEAIVQEEQPSSEQGPAPNDTTRNVSPQLETNIPKPVRRSGRNRKSPDWFMNYVPA from the coding sequence ATGTTACTTCGGTTACAAAAATATAGCCTCCGATTGAAGTATAAGAAAGGCCCGGAGATGTATTTGGCGGACACACTGAGCAGAGCATACCTACCAGAAGTCAATGTGTGCGAGTCCATCCAGAAACTAGAGGAAGTGGATCACACATCCACATTGGCCATTCCTGCTGACAGAATAGAACGTTTGAAGCAAGCATCGTCGGAGGATCCCGTTTTGGACGTGCTGCGACTCACCGTTTTAAAAGGTTGGCCCGAAACGAAATCGGAGGTACCAGAGagcatacatgcatattaTGACATTCGTGACGAATTGACAGTGCAAGACTCGTTGATCTTCAAAGGACAACGATTAGTGATCCCAGTGGCGTTACGGAAGGAGATGATTGAATTGGTCCACACTACTCATATTGGAGTGGAGGGATGCCTCAGACGGGCAAGAGAAACAATGTATTGGCCACGAATGTCGACGGAGCTCAAAGAATACATATCgaagtgtgatgtgtgtgcaaGTCACCGAGTCATGCAAGGCAAAGAACCTCTCCAGCAGCACAGATTTGCAGCCCGACCATGGTCAAAAGTGGGAGCCGACTTATGTGAGCTAAAAGGACGTACATTACTTGTGGTGAGTGATTACTTTAGTAATTACGTTGAAGTCGAGAATGTTAGCAAACCCAATACAAATGGGGTGACCAAGCCGTTGAAGGCCATGTTTGCAAGGTGGGGTGTGCCTGAAGAGTTGGTGTCAGACAACGGCCCACAATTCAGCTCAACAGAGTTCGCAGAATTTTCAAGGAAATGGGGTTTCGAACACACCACATCATCCCCACACTACCCACAATCGAATGGGAAAGCGGAAAATGCGGTCAAGACTGTAAAACGGTTATTTACCAAGGCCAGAGAAGCTGGCCAATCCGAATTCCAGGCTCTACTAGACTGGCGTAACACACCCACAGAAGGAATAGGCACCAGCCCAGCGCAACGGTTCCTTGGTCGCCGATGCAAAACACTCCTTCCCACAACCAGAGCACTATTACAACCTCAGTACTCAACAGAGAAGGACACGCAAGCGATAAACCAGCAGAAAAAACGTCAGGAACTCTATTACAATCGTCAAACCAAATCACTAACACCGTTGACCTCGGGAGACACAGTGAGATTGCGCTTACCTGGAGAGAAAACTTGGAGTGCTGGTGTCTGCACAGGACTAGTTGGCCCCAGAAGCTATAAAGTCCAAGTAGGTGGTCACGAGTACAGACGAAACCGCCGTCAAGTGATTCAAACTGAGGAACCTCGAGAGATTGAGCTCCCAGAAGCTATAGTCCAAGAAGAGCAGCCAAGTAGTGAACAGGGACCTGCCCCGAACGATACCACAAGGAATGTGTCCCCTCAATTAGAAACTAACATACCCAAACCTGTACGCAGGTCTGGACGAAATCGGAAATCTCCAGATTGGTTCATGAACTATGTCCCAGCATAG